In one Staphylococcus lutrae genomic region, the following are encoded:
- the rplI gene encoding 50S ribosomal protein L9: protein MKVIFTQDVKGKGKQGEVKEVPVGYANNFLIKNGYAVEATPGNLKQLEQKNKRIEKDKQQVLEEAKALKARLAELEVVVKAKSGEGGKLFGSISTKQIVEALKSQHDIKLDKRKMDLPHGIHALGYTNVPVKLHKDVEGTIRVHTVEQ from the coding sequence ATGAAAGTAATTTTTACACAAGATGTGAAAGGTAAAGGAAAACAAGGTGAAGTGAAAGAGGTCCCTGTGGGCTATGCGAATAACTTTTTAATTAAAAATGGTTATGCTGTGGAAGCAACACCTGGTAATTTGAAACAGTTGGAGCAAAAAAACAAGCGCATTGAAAAGGATAAACAACAAGTGCTTGAAGAAGCAAAAGCGTTGAAAGCGCGATTGGCCGAACTAGAAGTTGTCGTAAAGGCAAAATCAGGTGAGGGCGGAAAATTATTCGGCTCTATTAGTACGAAACAAATCGTTGAGGCGTTAAAGTCACAACATGATATTAAACTCGATAAGCGTAAGATGGATTTACCTCATGGTATTCATGCGTTAGGTTATACGAATGTCCCTGTTAAGCTGCACAAAGATGTTGAAGGAACGATTCGTGTACATACGGTAGAGCAATAA
- a CDS encoding DHH family phosphoesterase, whose amino-acid sequence MNRHSMKKSLVVPFLVMTVTAIIIVGVLFFFNQWLAFLAAILLFVMLIISIFIFRRLYHHLDHYLDGLSGKISIGSDRAVKTMPLGLIVLDDNDQIEWVNPFMSERIERNVISDPINEVYPNILKQLEKAREIEIEDGTYAYRVRYSEQEQMLYFLDITEEAAIQEAYDDQQPIIATLFLDNYDEITQNMNDTQRSEINSMVTRVISRWAQTHHVFFKRYSSDQFIAYLNRRILRELESTKFDILSQLREKSVGYRAQLTLSIGIGEGSENLIDLGELSQSGLDLALGRGGDQVAIKNMNGNVRFYGGKTDPMEKRTRVRARVISHALKDILLEGDKVIVMGHKRPDLDAIGAAIGVTRFAMMNNLEAYIVLNESDIDPTLRRVMDEIDEKPELKERFVTSDDAWNMMTSRTTLVVVDTHKPEMVIDENILNKANRKVVIDHHRRGDSFISNPLLVYMEPYASSTAELVTELLEYQPTEQRLTRLESTVMYAGIIVDTRNFTLRTGSRTFDAASYLRAHGADTILTQHFLKDDIETYINRSELIRTVKLQNNGIAIAHGADEKIYHPVTVAQAADELLSLDGVEAAYVVARREENLIGMSARSLGEFNVQLTMEALGGGGHLTNAATQIEGVTVEEAIEKLQQAIEEQLDRSDES is encoded by the coding sequence ATGAATCGTCATTCAATGAAGAAATCGCTCGTTGTCCCTTTTTTAGTGATGACCGTTACAGCAATAATCATTGTAGGTGTATTATTTTTCTTTAACCAATGGCTTGCCTTTTTAGCTGCTATTTTGTTGTTTGTCATGCTCATTATCAGTATTTTTATATTTAGACGATTGTATCATCATTTAGACCATTATTTAGATGGTTTGAGCGGTAAAATATCGATTGGTAGCGACCGCGCAGTGAAGACGATGCCATTAGGTTTGATTGTTTTAGATGATAATGATCAAATCGAGTGGGTTAATCCTTTTATGTCAGAACGGATTGAGAGAAATGTGATATCAGATCCAATCAACGAAGTGTACCCCAATATTTTAAAACAACTCGAAAAAGCGAGAGAAATAGAAATTGAAGATGGGACCTATGCTTATCGCGTACGCTATTCAGAACAAGAGCAGATGCTGTATTTCTTGGATATTACAGAAGAAGCAGCGATTCAAGAAGCATATGATGACCAACAACCGATTATTGCAACATTGTTTTTAGATAACTATGATGAAATCACGCAAAATATGAATGATACCCAACGTTCAGAAATCAACTCGATGGTGACCCGTGTGATTAGTCGTTGGGCACAAACGCATCATGTGTTCTTCAAACGTTACAGTTCAGATCAGTTCATCGCATATTTAAATCGTCGCATTTTACGTGAGTTAGAGTCAACCAAGTTTGATATTCTGAGTCAGCTTCGTGAAAAAAGTGTCGGTTACCGCGCGCAGCTAACATTAAGTATTGGTATAGGTGAAGGCTCAGAGAACTTAATTGATTTAGGTGAACTTTCCCAATCAGGACTAGACCTTGCACTCGGTCGCGGCGGTGACCAAGTGGCGATAAAAAACATGAATGGTAATGTGCGTTTCTATGGCGGTAAAACGGATCCAATGGAAAAACGTACACGAGTGAGAGCGCGTGTCATCTCCCACGCATTAAAAGACATTTTGTTAGAAGGCGACAAAGTGATTGTGATGGGACATAAACGTCCAGATTTAGATGCAATCGGTGCTGCGATTGGTGTCACACGCTTTGCCATGATGAACAACTTAGAAGCGTATATTGTGTTGAATGAGTCAGATATTGATCCAACGTTACGGCGTGTCATGGACGAAATTGATGAGAAGCCTGAGTTGAAAGAACGCTTTGTGACTTCAGATGATGCGTGGAATATGATGACTTCACGGACAACACTTGTCGTTGTCGACACACATAAACCTGAGATGGTCATTGACGAGAACATTTTAAACAAAGCGAATCGTAAAGTTGTGATTGACCATCATCGCCGTGGTGATAGCTTTATTTCAAACCCGTTACTCGTATACATGGAACCGTATGCAAGTTCCACTGCCGAGTTGGTCACTGAGTTACTCGAGTATCAACCAACGGAACAACGTTTAACGCGTTTAGAATCGACAGTGATGTATGCAGGGATTATTGTCGATACACGAAACTTTACGTTGCGTACGGGATCAAGAACTTTTGATGCGGCTAGTTATTTACGTGCACACGGTGCGGATACGATATTGACACAACATTTCTTAAAGGATGACATTGAGACGTATATTAATCGTTCGGAATTGATTCGTACAGTTAAATTACAAAATAATGGCATTGCGATTGCACACGGGGCAGATGAAAAAATTTATCATCCTGTGACGGTTGCACAAGCCGCTGACGAATTGTTAAGTTTAGATGGTGTGGAAGCCGCTTATGTTGTGGCACGGCGTGAAGAGAATCTGATTGGGATGTCAGCACGCTCTCTTGGTGAATTTAATGTACAATTAACGATGGAAGCATTGGGCGGTGGCGGTCACCTGACAAATGCTGCAACGCAAATTGAAGGGGTCACTGTTGAAGAAGCCATCGAAAAATTGCAACAAGCGATTGAGGAACAATTGGATAGGAGTGACGAATCATGA
- a CDS encoding DUF2232 domain-containing protein, with protein sequence MFSKIDLKATLISTVALLVMILVIHLMPWLALILACFAFIPGIVLWYRSQHSFGLVAFITIVLSTLTGNVWVMSLLIITLMLSMVIAQLLQQRASKERIIYVSTLTASILILSVMMILQSMKKLPYADALLQPYRSIVEQAATLQNLDQQAQDILNHSIQQLAIQMPGMIVIAIAIYLIVALTVIFPILRKFKVATPVFRPLYSWQMKRSIFIMYALALLTTITTPPATTPNSIGINFQLVLGFLLIVQGLSFIHYFSTVKRMPNALKVLLVIVGIIFYPMTRLIGLLDLGLNLKRMIKNDKR encoded by the coding sequence TTGTTTTCGAAAATTGATCTTAAAGCAACACTCATCAGCACGGTGGCTTTACTCGTGATGATTTTAGTGATACATCTCATGCCGTGGTTGGCTTTGATTTTAGCGTGTTTTGCATTCATACCCGGCATCGTATTATGGTACCGATCTCAACATTCATTTGGGCTTGTTGCGTTCATAACGATTGTACTTTCGACGCTAACAGGCAATGTATGGGTCATGTCATTACTAATCATTACTTTAATGTTGAGTATGGTCATTGCTCAATTGTTGCAGCAACGTGCGTCTAAAGAACGCATTATATATGTAAGTACACTGACGGCGAGTATACTGATTTTGAGTGTGATGATGATACTACAGAGTATGAAAAAGCTCCCATATGCAGATGCCTTGTTACAACCGTACCGCTCAATAGTGGAGCAAGCGGCAACTTTACAAAATTTAGATCAACAGGCACAAGACATTTTAAATCATTCTATTCAGCAACTTGCTATACAAATGCCAGGGATGATCGTCATTGCCATTGCTATTTATCTCATCGTGGCGTTAACAGTGATTTTTCCAATATTGCGCAAGTTCAAGGTGGCAACGCCAGTCTTTCGTCCACTCTATTCATGGCAAATGAAGCGTTCCATTTTTATTATGTATGCATTGGCATTATTGACAACCATTACGACACCTCCTGCAACGACACCGAATAGTATTGGCATTAACTTTCAACTCGTTTTAGGATTTTTGTTGATTGTGCAGGGGCTTAGTTTCATTCATTATTTTTCCACAGTGAAACGTATGCCGAACGCACTAAAAGTATTGCTCGTCATTGTAGGAATTATATTCTACCCCATGACACGTTTAATTGGTTTACTTGATCTCGGATTGAATTTAAAACGTATGATTAAAAATGATAAGAGGTGA
- a CDS encoding AzlD domain-containing protein has translation MTLYLFWTIVLSGLVTLLIRIAPFVMISKVELSEKVLKWLTFIPITLFTALVVDGLIQQQQGVMGYTLNWIFIWALIPTILFALWTKSLTVTVIIGMVSVAFLRIIGLF, from the coding sequence ATGACATTATATTTATTTTGGACGATTGTCTTATCAGGTTTAGTTACATTGCTCATACGTATTGCGCCATTTGTGATGATTTCTAAAGTTGAGCTGTCTGAAAAAGTATTAAAATGGCTCACGTTTATTCCTATTACGCTATTTACTGCATTAGTCGTGGACGGTTTGATTCAGCAGCAACAGGGCGTCATGGGGTATACGTTGAATTGGATTTTTATATGGGCACTGATTCCTACAATACTTTTTGCATTGTGGACAAAAAGTTTAACTGTTACCGTCATTATTGGAATGGTGAGTGTTGCATTTTTGAGAATTATCGGATTATTCTAA
- a CDS encoding AzlC family ABC transporter permease has translation MRYTTFKQGIQDCIPTLLGYAGVGFSFGIVSVASGFSILEILLFSLFVYAGAAQFIIITLVAVQTPIWIIVLTTAIVNSRMFLLSMTLAPQFKQHSILHRIGVGSLVTDETFAVAITPYTKGFSITHQWMYGLNVLAYLFWALVTVLGALLGDFFKHPETFGLDYAITAMFIFLAISQFEGITKTKLRVYLFLVGIVIVMMLLLSLFMPSYLAILLASTCSATIGMVIDR, from the coding sequence TTGCGTTATACAACGTTTAAACAAGGGATACAAGATTGCATTCCAACATTATTAGGTTATGCAGGGGTAGGCTTTTCGTTTGGTATTGTGAGTGTTGCTTCAGGTTTTAGTATTTTAGAAATTCTGTTGTTTTCATTATTCGTCTATGCAGGGGCTGCTCAATTTATTATTATCACATTGGTTGCGGTACAGACACCGATATGGATTATCGTTTTGACGACGGCGATTGTCAACAGTCGCATGTTTTTATTGAGTATGACCTTAGCGCCACAATTTAAACAGCACTCTATTTTACATAGAATAGGCGTGGGGAGTTTAGTGACCGATGAAACGTTTGCGGTTGCGATTACCCCTTATACGAAAGGTTTCTCTATTACGCATCAATGGATGTATGGTTTAAATGTATTGGCTTATTTATTTTGGGCGCTTGTTACGGTGTTAGGTGCATTGCTTGGAGATTTTTTCAAACATCCTGAAACTTTTGGGCTCGATTATGCGATTACGGCAATGTTTATCTTTTTAGCGATTTCACAATTTGAAGGGATAACAAAAACGAAACTACGCGTTTATCTTTTTTTAGTCGGTATCGTCATTGTCATGATGTTGTTATTAAGTCTCTTTATGCCTTCTTATTTGGCGATTTTGCTTGCATCTACATGTAGTGCCACGATAGGGATGGTGATTGATCGATGA